The genomic DNA CAGGCCGCAACGGCACCGCCGATCTGCTGGCCGTCGACCGCAAGACGCGGCGGCAGATGGCGGGCACGGAGCTGGCCATCGTCTTCCAGGACGCGCTCACCGCACTCAACCCGCTCTACACCGTCGGCACCCAGCTGGCCGAGCCGTTCCGCATCCACCACGGGATGAATGCGAAGGACGCCAAGGGCAAGGCCGTGGAACTCATGACGCGCGTTGGCATCCCGCAGCCGGAGGAGCGTCTCAAGAGCTACCCGCACCAGTTCTCCGGCGGCATGCGGCAGCGCCTGCTGATCGCCATGGCGGTCGCGCTGAACCCCCGCGTCCTGATCGCCGACGAACCGACCACCGCCCTCGACGTCACCGTGCAGGCCCAGATCATGGCACTGCTGAAGAGCCTGCGCTCTGAATACGACATGGCCGTCGTACTCATCACCCACGACCTTGCGCTGGTGGCCGAGGAAGCCGATCGCGTCGCGGTGATGTACGCAGGCAACGTCATCGAGACCGGACGGGTCGCCGAGGTGTTCGCCGAACCAAAGCACCCGTACACCAAGGGCCTGCTGAACTCCGTGCCCATCAACGCCGAGCGGGGCGCGCACCTCAAGTCGATCGGCGGGTCGCCGCCGGACCTGAACTCCATCCCGAAGGGGTGCGTGTACCAGGAGCGGTGCCCGCTCGCCGCCGAGATCTGCCGCACCA from Mycolicibacterium arabiense includes the following:
- a CDS encoding ABC transporter ATP-binding protein — encoded protein: MTAQVAEHPPADHTEADPALRVDGLTVDIRTIAGSVRAVDHVSFSAHRGETLALLGESGCGKSMTATALVGLLEPVAEVTDGSAELAGRNGTADLLAVDRKTRRQMAGTELAIVFQDALTALNPLYTVGTQLAEPFRIHHGMNAKDAKGKAVELMTRVGIPQPEERLKSYPHQFSGGMRQRLLIAMAVALNPRVLIADEPTTALDVTVQAQIMALLKSLRSEYDMAVVLITHDLALVAEEADRVAVMYAGNVIETGRVAEVFAEPKHPYTKGLLNSVPINAERGAHLKSIGGSPPDLNSIPKGCVYQERCPLAAEICRTTRPALAPVGAGRRSACHFPEEVTNV